The Syngnathus typhle isolate RoL2023-S1 ecotype Sweden linkage group LG6, RoL_Styp_1.0, whole genome shotgun sequence genome has a window encoding:
- the smc4 gene encoding structural maintenance of chromosomes protein 4 isoform X2 has translation MARDRRHQQRRRQLEGDDYEVMPNSKFYVSRSASKDNSSAYYINGKKAMFREVGALLRSHGIDLDHNRFLILQGEVEQIAMMKPKGQTEHDEGMLEYLEDIIGSCRLKEPIQTLARRIELLNEQRGEKLNRVKLVEKEKNALEGERNKAVEFLTLENDIFKLKSRLYQYNVHDLQKHVVAKEQEKQKILEDNKELTEKTAKISQEMEKMNQELKNAEKKQNKINKYIETQKETFTQLDLQDVEVREKIKHSKSKKNKLQKQLEKDKEKLEEVRGVPANSEKAIAEATARKEELEKQKGKEEEKLNEVMESLKEETSGLQQDKETKEKELMELSKGVNETRSRMDLGQSELDIYLSRHNTAVTQLNSAKQTLQTTTDTLRERRAAIKELEVNIPQREKELKKDEGELERVTKMDHETHQVVREMRQKVDEAKSSLSSNRSRGKVLDALMQQKRSGSIPGILGRLGDLGAIDAKYDVAISSSCGALDHILVDTIDTAQKCVTFLKEQNIGVATFIGLDKMKVWENNMGKIHTPEGCPRLFDVVRVNDPSVRPAFYFALRDTLVAQDMEQATRMAFTKDKRWRVVTLKGQIIEMAGTMTGGGRVMKGRMGSSLNTEVSQVELDRMESKLNENVTKLQDCQEKKLQLEENVQRLRTQLRDMKNTLEKYTNSMTSLADQESHLKKQMKELEANVLAAAPDKTKQKQMEKSLEAFKKDFEAASSKAGKVENEVKRLHNLIVDINSHKLKAQQDKLDNINKGLDECSSTITKAKVAIKTADRNLKKCEDSVTRVEEELKDNQTSLAAFTEQLKKLEEEAGEVMKACQEAEAALPEVQEHYQTVAKEINVLQQQEHALQEESLSVRLRVEQTEAAVSEHKNKIEHWQKKASKLSLHTVEGTPEEELPVLTAEQLDDISDPNVMVNKMITLETKCTQMKPNLGAIAEYKKKEEQYLMRVAQLDEITNQRDNFKRSYEDLRKQRLSEFMGGFNMITNKLKENYQMLTLGGDAELELVDSLDPFSEGIMFSVRPPKKSWKKIFNLSGGEKTLSSLALVFALHHYKPTPLYFMDEIDAALDFKNVSIVASYIYEQTKNAQFIIISLRNNMFEIADRLIGIYKTHNTTKSVGINPKTIVFREHDAITA, from the exons ATGGCCAGGGACAGGAGGCACCAGCAGCGACGCCGACAACTG GAAGGAGATGACTACGAAGTCATGCCCAACAGCAAGTTCTATGTTTCCAGGAGTGCCAGCAAGGACAATTCTTCTGCCTACTATATCAATGGCAAAAAAGCTATGTTCAGAGAAGTGGGCGCTTTGCTACGAAGCCACGGCATCGACTTGGACCATAATAGATTTCTCATCCTACAG GGTGAGGTGGAGCAAATTGCCATGATGAAGCCCAAAGGTCAGACGGAGCATGACGAGGGAATGCTGGAGTACCTGGAGGACATTATCGGCTCGTGTCGCCTCAAGGAGCCCATCCAAACGCTGGCCCGCAGAATTGAACTGCTTAATGAACAGAGAGGAGAGAAG CTCAACCGAGTCAAGCTggtggagaaggagaaaaatgCTCTGGAAGGAGAAAGGAACAAAGCTGTGGAGTTTCTCACTTTGGAAAATGACATCTTCAAACTCAAGAGTCGCCTTTATCAATATAATGT TCATGATCTCCAAAAGCATGTGGTAGCCAAAGAGCAGGAAAAGCAGAAGATCTTGGAGGACAACAAGGAACTGACAGAAAAAACTGCCAAGATATCGCAAGAGATGGAGAAAATGAATCAAGAGCTGAAAAACGCGGAGAA GAAACAGAACAAGATCAACAAGTACATTGAGACCCAGAAGGAGACGTTCACCCAGCTGGACTTGCAGGATGTCGAAGTGCGCGAGAAGATCAAACACTCCAAAAGCAAGAAGAACAAGTTGCAGAAGCAGCTGGAGAAGGATAAAGAAAAG ctggaagAGGTGCGCGGCGTACCCGCCAATAGCGAAAAGGCCATCGCGGAGGCGACCGCTCGCAAGGAAGAGCTGGAGAAGCAGAAGgggaaagaggaggagaaacTCAATGAGGTGATGGAGAGTCTAAAAGAAGAGACGAGCGGCTTGCAGCAGGACAAAGAG ACCAAAGAGAAAGAGCTGATGGAGCTGAGCAAAGGTGTGAACGAGACGCGCTCTCGCATGGACCTGGGGCAGTCGGAGCTCGACATCTACCTGAGCCGCCACAACACTGCCGTGACGCAGCTCAACTCCGCCAAGCAGACTCTCCAGACCACCACGGACACGCTACGGgagcgccgcgccgccattaaGGAACTGGAAGTCAACATACCGCAGCGGGAGAAAGAACTCAAGAAG GATGAGGGAGAGCTGGAGCGGGTGACCAAGATGGATCACGAAACCCATCAGGTTGTGAGGGAAATGAGGCAGAAGGTGGACGAGGCCAAGAGCTCTCTGTCCTCCAATCGCAGTCGAGGGAAGGTCCTGGACGCTCTCATGCAGCAGAAGAGGAGTGGCAGCATTCCCGGTATCCTCGGAAGGCTG GGAGACCTGGGAGCCATCGACGCAAAGTACGACGTGGCCATCTCCTCCAGTTGCGGGGCTCTGGATCACATTTTGGTGGACACCATCGACACGGCTCAGAAATGCGTCACCTTTCTCAAAGAGCAGAACATCGGCGTGGCCACCTTCATTGGTCTCGACAAG ATGAAAGTGTGGGAAAATAACATGGGCAAGATCCATACCCCGGAGGGTTGCCCACGTCTCTTTGACGTGGTGAGAGTGAATGACCCCAGCGTGCGCCCGGCCTTTTATTTCGCCCTGAGGGACACCCTGGTGGCCCAGGACATGGAGCAGGCCACGAGGATGGCCTTCACGAAAGACAAACGCTGGAGAGTGGTCACCCTCAAGGGCCAGATCATCGAGATGGCCG GAACAATGACTGGAGGAGGCAGAGTCATGAAGGGCAGGATGGGCTCCTCTCTCAACACTGAAGTCTCCCAGGTGGAG CTCGACCGCATGGAATCCAAGCTGAACGAGAACGTGACAAAGCTGCAGGACTGCCAAGAGAAGAAGCTGCAGCTGGAGGAGAACGTCCAGCGTCTCCGCACTCAGCTCCGCGACATGAAAAACACGCTGGAAAAATACACCAACAGCATGACC AGTCTGGCTGACCAGGAGAGCCACCTCAAGAAGCAGATGAAGGAACTGGAGGCCAATGTGCTTGCTGCTGCCCCGGACAAGACCAAACAGAAGCAGATGGAGAAGAGTCTGGAGGCCTTCAAGAAAG ACTTCGAAGCAGCGTCCAGTAAAGCTGGGAAGGTGGAAAACGAGGTGAAGAGGCTCCACAACCTGATTGTGGACATCAACAGCCACAAGCTGAAGGCTCAGCAGGACAAGCTGGACAACATCAACAAGGGTCTGGACGAATGCTCCTCCACCATCACCAAGGCCAAAGTCGCTATCAAGACGGCAGACCG CAACTTGAAGAAGTGCGAGGACAGCGTGACCCGCGTGGAAGAGGAGTTGAAGGACAACCAGACGTCTTTAGCGGCGTTCACGGAGCAACTCAAGAAActggaggaagaggcgggagaggtCATGAAAGCTTGTCAAGAAGCTGAG GCGGCGCTCCCTGAAGTGCAGGAGCACTACCAGACAGTGGCCAAGGAGATTAATGTCCTGCAGCAGCAGGAACACGCCCTGCAGGAGGAGTCGCTGAGTGTGCGGCTGCGCGTGGAGCAGACGGAGGCCGCCGTCAGCGAACACAAGAACAAGATCGAGCACTGGCAGAAGAAG GCCTCAAAGCTCTCCCTGCACACCGTGGAGGGGACGCCGGAGGAGGAGCTGCCTGTCCTCACGGCCGAGCAGCTCGACGACATCTCTGACCCCAACGTCATGGTCAACAAGATGATCACCTTGGAGACCAAGTGTACTCAGATGAAGCCCAACCTGGGTGCCATCGCAGAGTACAAAAAGAAG GAGGAACAGTACCTGATGCGCGTGGCCCAGCTGGACGAGATCACCAACCAGCGGGACAATTTCAAGCGCAGCTACGAGGACCTGCGCAAGCAGCGCCTCAGCGAGTTCATGGGTGGCTTCAACATGATCACCAACAAGCTGAAGGAGAACTACCAAATGCTGACGCTGGGGGGCGATGCTGAGCTGGAGCTGGTGGACAGTCTGGACCCCTTCTCAGAAGGCATCATGTTCAG CGTGCGTCCTCCGAAAAAGAGCTGGAAAAAGATCTTCAACTTGTCGGGAGGAGAGAAGACCCTCAGCTCCCTGGCACTGGTGTTCGCACTGCACCACTACAAGCCCACGCCGCTCTACTTCATGGACGAGATCGACGCCGCGCTGGATTTTAAGAACGTCTCCATCGTGGCGAGTTACATCTAC GAGCAAACCAAGAATGCTCAGTTCATCATCATCTCACTGAGGAACAATATGTTCGAGATCGCCGACCGCCTCATCGGCATCTACAAGACGCACAATACCACCAAGAGCGTCGGGATAAACCCCAAGACAATCGTGTTCCGAGAACATGACGCTATCACCGCCTAG
- the smc4 gene encoding structural maintenance of chromosomes protein 4 isoform X1 produces MPSKSVKSSTAAAASKSVGGKGSQPRDDSEDELDVTPRGSRSDGQGQEAPAATPTTDPPVGEAAEAVDSRPLEEILGSIPPPPPPTMTNEPGAPRLMITHLVNRNFKSYAGEQILGPFHKRFSCIIGPNGSGKSNVIDSMLFVFGYRAQKIRSKKLSVLIHSSDQHKDVQSCTVEVHFQKIIDKEGDDYEVMPNSKFYVSRSASKDNSSAYYINGKKAMFREVGALLRSHGIDLDHNRFLILQGEVEQIAMMKPKGQTEHDEGMLEYLEDIIGSCRLKEPIQTLARRIELLNEQRGEKLNRVKLVEKEKNALEGERNKAVEFLTLENDIFKLKSRLYQYNVHDLQKHVVAKEQEKQKILEDNKELTEKTAKISQEMEKMNQELKNAEKKQNKINKYIETQKETFTQLDLQDVEVREKIKHSKSKKNKLQKQLEKDKEKLEEVRGVPANSEKAIAEATARKEELEKQKGKEEEKLNEVMESLKEETSGLQQDKETKEKELMELSKGVNETRSRMDLGQSELDIYLSRHNTAVTQLNSAKQTLQTTTDTLRERRAAIKELEVNIPQREKELKKDEGELERVTKMDHETHQVVREMRQKVDEAKSSLSSNRSRGKVLDALMQQKRSGSIPGILGRLGDLGAIDAKYDVAISSSCGALDHILVDTIDTAQKCVTFLKEQNIGVATFIGLDKMKVWENNMGKIHTPEGCPRLFDVVRVNDPSVRPAFYFALRDTLVAQDMEQATRMAFTKDKRWRVVTLKGQIIEMAGTMTGGGRVMKGRMGSSLNTEVSQVELDRMESKLNENVTKLQDCQEKKLQLEENVQRLRTQLRDMKNTLEKYTNSMTSLADQESHLKKQMKELEANVLAAAPDKTKQKQMEKSLEAFKKDFEAASSKAGKVENEVKRLHNLIVDINSHKLKAQQDKLDNINKGLDECSSTITKAKVAIKTADRNLKKCEDSVTRVEEELKDNQTSLAAFTEQLKKLEEEAGEVMKACQEAEAALPEVQEHYQTVAKEINVLQQQEHALQEESLSVRLRVEQTEAAVSEHKNKIEHWQKKASKLSLHTVEGTPEEELPVLTAEQLDDISDPNVMVNKMITLETKCTQMKPNLGAIAEYKKKEEQYLMRVAQLDEITNQRDNFKRSYEDLRKQRLSEFMGGFNMITNKLKENYQMLTLGGDAELELVDSLDPFSEGIMFSVRPPKKSWKKIFNLSGGEKTLSSLALVFALHHYKPTPLYFMDEIDAALDFKNVSIVASYIYEQTKNAQFIIISLRNNMFEIADRLIGIYKTHNTTKSVGINPKTIVFREHDAITA; encoded by the exons ATGCCATCTAAAagtgtaaagagctccactgcGGCCGCCGCCTCCAAGTCAGTAGGAGGAAAGGGGTCGCAGCCTCGGGATGATTCCGAGGACGAGCTGGACGTAACCCCCCGAGGAAGCCGCTCCGATGGCCAGGGACAGGAGGCACCAGCAGCGACGCCGACAACTG ATCCGCCTGTCGGGGAGGCGGCGGAGGCGGTTGATAGTCGCCCTTTGGAGGAGATTCTCGGTAGCATCCCTCCACCCCCGCCCCCAACCATGACCAATGAGCCAGGCGCTCCTCGCCTCATGATAACGCATTTAGTCAATCGCAACTTCAAGTCGTACGCAGGCGAGCAGATTCTGGGGCCCTTTCACAAg CGCTTTTCCTGCATCATTGGTCCGAATGGAAGTGGCAAGTCCAATGTGATCGACTCCATGCTATTTGTGTTTGGATACAGAGCTCAAAAGATCCGATCGAAAAAGCTGTCGGTGCTTATCCACAGTTCTGATCAGCACAAAGATGTGCAAAGTTGTACCGTGGAGGTGCATTTTCAAAAGATTATTGATAAG GAAGGAGATGACTACGAAGTCATGCCCAACAGCAAGTTCTATGTTTCCAGGAGTGCCAGCAAGGACAATTCTTCTGCCTACTATATCAATGGCAAAAAAGCTATGTTCAGAGAAGTGGGCGCTTTGCTACGAAGCCACGGCATCGACTTGGACCATAATAGATTTCTCATCCTACAG GGTGAGGTGGAGCAAATTGCCATGATGAAGCCCAAAGGTCAGACGGAGCATGACGAGGGAATGCTGGAGTACCTGGAGGACATTATCGGCTCGTGTCGCCTCAAGGAGCCCATCCAAACGCTGGCCCGCAGAATTGAACTGCTTAATGAACAGAGAGGAGAGAAG CTCAACCGAGTCAAGCTggtggagaaggagaaaaatgCTCTGGAAGGAGAAAGGAACAAAGCTGTGGAGTTTCTCACTTTGGAAAATGACATCTTCAAACTCAAGAGTCGCCTTTATCAATATAATGT TCATGATCTCCAAAAGCATGTGGTAGCCAAAGAGCAGGAAAAGCAGAAGATCTTGGAGGACAACAAGGAACTGACAGAAAAAACTGCCAAGATATCGCAAGAGATGGAGAAAATGAATCAAGAGCTGAAAAACGCGGAGAA GAAACAGAACAAGATCAACAAGTACATTGAGACCCAGAAGGAGACGTTCACCCAGCTGGACTTGCAGGATGTCGAAGTGCGCGAGAAGATCAAACACTCCAAAAGCAAGAAGAACAAGTTGCAGAAGCAGCTGGAGAAGGATAAAGAAAAG ctggaagAGGTGCGCGGCGTACCCGCCAATAGCGAAAAGGCCATCGCGGAGGCGACCGCTCGCAAGGAAGAGCTGGAGAAGCAGAAGgggaaagaggaggagaaacTCAATGAGGTGATGGAGAGTCTAAAAGAAGAGACGAGCGGCTTGCAGCAGGACAAAGAG ACCAAAGAGAAAGAGCTGATGGAGCTGAGCAAAGGTGTGAACGAGACGCGCTCTCGCATGGACCTGGGGCAGTCGGAGCTCGACATCTACCTGAGCCGCCACAACACTGCCGTGACGCAGCTCAACTCCGCCAAGCAGACTCTCCAGACCACCACGGACACGCTACGGgagcgccgcgccgccattaaGGAACTGGAAGTCAACATACCGCAGCGGGAGAAAGAACTCAAGAAG GATGAGGGAGAGCTGGAGCGGGTGACCAAGATGGATCACGAAACCCATCAGGTTGTGAGGGAAATGAGGCAGAAGGTGGACGAGGCCAAGAGCTCTCTGTCCTCCAATCGCAGTCGAGGGAAGGTCCTGGACGCTCTCATGCAGCAGAAGAGGAGTGGCAGCATTCCCGGTATCCTCGGAAGGCTG GGAGACCTGGGAGCCATCGACGCAAAGTACGACGTGGCCATCTCCTCCAGTTGCGGGGCTCTGGATCACATTTTGGTGGACACCATCGACACGGCTCAGAAATGCGTCACCTTTCTCAAAGAGCAGAACATCGGCGTGGCCACCTTCATTGGTCTCGACAAG ATGAAAGTGTGGGAAAATAACATGGGCAAGATCCATACCCCGGAGGGTTGCCCACGTCTCTTTGACGTGGTGAGAGTGAATGACCCCAGCGTGCGCCCGGCCTTTTATTTCGCCCTGAGGGACACCCTGGTGGCCCAGGACATGGAGCAGGCCACGAGGATGGCCTTCACGAAAGACAAACGCTGGAGAGTGGTCACCCTCAAGGGCCAGATCATCGAGATGGCCG GAACAATGACTGGAGGAGGCAGAGTCATGAAGGGCAGGATGGGCTCCTCTCTCAACACTGAAGTCTCCCAGGTGGAG CTCGACCGCATGGAATCCAAGCTGAACGAGAACGTGACAAAGCTGCAGGACTGCCAAGAGAAGAAGCTGCAGCTGGAGGAGAACGTCCAGCGTCTCCGCACTCAGCTCCGCGACATGAAAAACACGCTGGAAAAATACACCAACAGCATGACC AGTCTGGCTGACCAGGAGAGCCACCTCAAGAAGCAGATGAAGGAACTGGAGGCCAATGTGCTTGCTGCTGCCCCGGACAAGACCAAACAGAAGCAGATGGAGAAGAGTCTGGAGGCCTTCAAGAAAG ACTTCGAAGCAGCGTCCAGTAAAGCTGGGAAGGTGGAAAACGAGGTGAAGAGGCTCCACAACCTGATTGTGGACATCAACAGCCACAAGCTGAAGGCTCAGCAGGACAAGCTGGACAACATCAACAAGGGTCTGGACGAATGCTCCTCCACCATCACCAAGGCCAAAGTCGCTATCAAGACGGCAGACCG CAACTTGAAGAAGTGCGAGGACAGCGTGACCCGCGTGGAAGAGGAGTTGAAGGACAACCAGACGTCTTTAGCGGCGTTCACGGAGCAACTCAAGAAActggaggaagaggcgggagaggtCATGAAAGCTTGTCAAGAAGCTGAG GCGGCGCTCCCTGAAGTGCAGGAGCACTACCAGACAGTGGCCAAGGAGATTAATGTCCTGCAGCAGCAGGAACACGCCCTGCAGGAGGAGTCGCTGAGTGTGCGGCTGCGCGTGGAGCAGACGGAGGCCGCCGTCAGCGAACACAAGAACAAGATCGAGCACTGGCAGAAGAAG GCCTCAAAGCTCTCCCTGCACACCGTGGAGGGGACGCCGGAGGAGGAGCTGCCTGTCCTCACGGCCGAGCAGCTCGACGACATCTCTGACCCCAACGTCATGGTCAACAAGATGATCACCTTGGAGACCAAGTGTACTCAGATGAAGCCCAACCTGGGTGCCATCGCAGAGTACAAAAAGAAG GAGGAACAGTACCTGATGCGCGTGGCCCAGCTGGACGAGATCACCAACCAGCGGGACAATTTCAAGCGCAGCTACGAGGACCTGCGCAAGCAGCGCCTCAGCGAGTTCATGGGTGGCTTCAACATGATCACCAACAAGCTGAAGGAGAACTACCAAATGCTGACGCTGGGGGGCGATGCTGAGCTGGAGCTGGTGGACAGTCTGGACCCCTTCTCAGAAGGCATCATGTTCAG CGTGCGTCCTCCGAAAAAGAGCTGGAAAAAGATCTTCAACTTGTCGGGAGGAGAGAAGACCCTCAGCTCCCTGGCACTGGTGTTCGCACTGCACCACTACAAGCCCACGCCGCTCTACTTCATGGACGAGATCGACGCCGCGCTGGATTTTAAGAACGTCTCCATCGTGGCGAGTTACATCTAC GAGCAAACCAAGAATGCTCAGTTCATCATCATCTCACTGAGGAACAATATGTTCGAGATCGCCGACCGCCTCATCGGCATCTACAAGACGCACAATACCACCAAGAGCGTCGGGATAAACCCCAAGACAATCGTGTTCCGAGAACATGACGCTATCACCGCCTAG
- the smc4 gene encoding structural maintenance of chromosomes protein 4 isoform X3: MPNSKFYVSRSASKDNSSAYYINGKKAMFREVGALLRSHGIDLDHNRFLILQGEVEQIAMMKPKGQTEHDEGMLEYLEDIIGSCRLKEPIQTLARRIELLNEQRGEKLNRVKLVEKEKNALEGERNKAVEFLTLENDIFKLKSRLYQYNVHDLQKHVVAKEQEKQKILEDNKELTEKTAKISQEMEKMNQELKNAEKKQNKINKYIETQKETFTQLDLQDVEVREKIKHSKSKKNKLQKQLEKDKEKLEEVRGVPANSEKAIAEATARKEELEKQKGKEEEKLNEVMESLKEETSGLQQDKETKEKELMELSKGVNETRSRMDLGQSELDIYLSRHNTAVTQLNSAKQTLQTTTDTLRERRAAIKELEVNIPQREKELKKDEGELERVTKMDHETHQVVREMRQKVDEAKSSLSSNRSRGKVLDALMQQKRSGSIPGILGRLGDLGAIDAKYDVAISSSCGALDHILVDTIDTAQKCVTFLKEQNIGVATFIGLDKMKVWENNMGKIHTPEGCPRLFDVVRVNDPSVRPAFYFALRDTLVAQDMEQATRMAFTKDKRWRVVTLKGQIIEMAGTMTGGGRVMKGRMGSSLNTEVSQVELDRMESKLNENVTKLQDCQEKKLQLEENVQRLRTQLRDMKNTLEKYTNSMTSLADQESHLKKQMKELEANVLAAAPDKTKQKQMEKSLEAFKKDFEAASSKAGKVENEVKRLHNLIVDINSHKLKAQQDKLDNINKGLDECSSTITKAKVAIKTADRNLKKCEDSVTRVEEELKDNQTSLAAFTEQLKKLEEEAGEVMKACQEAEAALPEVQEHYQTVAKEINVLQQQEHALQEESLSVRLRVEQTEAAVSEHKNKIEHWQKKASKLSLHTVEGTPEEELPVLTAEQLDDISDPNVMVNKMITLETKCTQMKPNLGAIAEYKKKEEQYLMRVAQLDEITNQRDNFKRSYEDLRKQRLSEFMGGFNMITNKLKENYQMLTLGGDAELELVDSLDPFSEGIMFSVRPPKKSWKKIFNLSGGEKTLSSLALVFALHHYKPTPLYFMDEIDAALDFKNVSIVASYIYEQTKNAQFIIISLRNNMFEIADRLIGIYKTHNTTKSVGINPKTIVFREHDAITA, translated from the exons ATGCCCAACAGCAAGTTCTATGTTTCCAGGAGTGCCAGCAAGGACAATTCTTCTGCCTACTATATCAATGGCAAAAAAGCTATGTTCAGAGAAGTGGGCGCTTTGCTACGAAGCCACGGCATCGACTTGGACCATAATAGATTTCTCATCCTACAG GGTGAGGTGGAGCAAATTGCCATGATGAAGCCCAAAGGTCAGACGGAGCATGACGAGGGAATGCTGGAGTACCTGGAGGACATTATCGGCTCGTGTCGCCTCAAGGAGCCCATCCAAACGCTGGCCCGCAGAATTGAACTGCTTAATGAACAGAGAGGAGAGAAG CTCAACCGAGTCAAGCTggtggagaaggagaaaaatgCTCTGGAAGGAGAAAGGAACAAAGCTGTGGAGTTTCTCACTTTGGAAAATGACATCTTCAAACTCAAGAGTCGCCTTTATCAATATAATGT TCATGATCTCCAAAAGCATGTGGTAGCCAAAGAGCAGGAAAAGCAGAAGATCTTGGAGGACAACAAGGAACTGACAGAAAAAACTGCCAAGATATCGCAAGAGATGGAGAAAATGAATCAAGAGCTGAAAAACGCGGAGAA GAAACAGAACAAGATCAACAAGTACATTGAGACCCAGAAGGAGACGTTCACCCAGCTGGACTTGCAGGATGTCGAAGTGCGCGAGAAGATCAAACACTCCAAAAGCAAGAAGAACAAGTTGCAGAAGCAGCTGGAGAAGGATAAAGAAAAG ctggaagAGGTGCGCGGCGTACCCGCCAATAGCGAAAAGGCCATCGCGGAGGCGACCGCTCGCAAGGAAGAGCTGGAGAAGCAGAAGgggaaagaggaggagaaacTCAATGAGGTGATGGAGAGTCTAAAAGAAGAGACGAGCGGCTTGCAGCAGGACAAAGAG ACCAAAGAGAAAGAGCTGATGGAGCTGAGCAAAGGTGTGAACGAGACGCGCTCTCGCATGGACCTGGGGCAGTCGGAGCTCGACATCTACCTGAGCCGCCACAACACTGCCGTGACGCAGCTCAACTCCGCCAAGCAGACTCTCCAGACCACCACGGACACGCTACGGgagcgccgcgccgccattaaGGAACTGGAAGTCAACATACCGCAGCGGGAGAAAGAACTCAAGAAG GATGAGGGAGAGCTGGAGCGGGTGACCAAGATGGATCACGAAACCCATCAGGTTGTGAGGGAAATGAGGCAGAAGGTGGACGAGGCCAAGAGCTCTCTGTCCTCCAATCGCAGTCGAGGGAAGGTCCTGGACGCTCTCATGCAGCAGAAGAGGAGTGGCAGCATTCCCGGTATCCTCGGAAGGCTG GGAGACCTGGGAGCCATCGACGCAAAGTACGACGTGGCCATCTCCTCCAGTTGCGGGGCTCTGGATCACATTTTGGTGGACACCATCGACACGGCTCAGAAATGCGTCACCTTTCTCAAAGAGCAGAACATCGGCGTGGCCACCTTCATTGGTCTCGACAAG ATGAAAGTGTGGGAAAATAACATGGGCAAGATCCATACCCCGGAGGGTTGCCCACGTCTCTTTGACGTGGTGAGAGTGAATGACCCCAGCGTGCGCCCGGCCTTTTATTTCGCCCTGAGGGACACCCTGGTGGCCCAGGACATGGAGCAGGCCACGAGGATGGCCTTCACGAAAGACAAACGCTGGAGAGTGGTCACCCTCAAGGGCCAGATCATCGAGATGGCCG GAACAATGACTGGAGGAGGCAGAGTCATGAAGGGCAGGATGGGCTCCTCTCTCAACACTGAAGTCTCCCAGGTGGAG CTCGACCGCATGGAATCCAAGCTGAACGAGAACGTGACAAAGCTGCAGGACTGCCAAGAGAAGAAGCTGCAGCTGGAGGAGAACGTCCAGCGTCTCCGCACTCAGCTCCGCGACATGAAAAACACGCTGGAAAAATACACCAACAGCATGACC AGTCTGGCTGACCAGGAGAGCCACCTCAAGAAGCAGATGAAGGAACTGGAGGCCAATGTGCTTGCTGCTGCCCCGGACAAGACCAAACAGAAGCAGATGGAGAAGAGTCTGGAGGCCTTCAAGAAAG ACTTCGAAGCAGCGTCCAGTAAAGCTGGGAAGGTGGAAAACGAGGTGAAGAGGCTCCACAACCTGATTGTGGACATCAACAGCCACAAGCTGAAGGCTCAGCAGGACAAGCTGGACAACATCAACAAGGGTCTGGACGAATGCTCCTCCACCATCACCAAGGCCAAAGTCGCTATCAAGACGGCAGACCG CAACTTGAAGAAGTGCGAGGACAGCGTGACCCGCGTGGAAGAGGAGTTGAAGGACAACCAGACGTCTTTAGCGGCGTTCACGGAGCAACTCAAGAAActggaggaagaggcgggagaggtCATGAAAGCTTGTCAAGAAGCTGAG GCGGCGCTCCCTGAAGTGCAGGAGCACTACCAGACAGTGGCCAAGGAGATTAATGTCCTGCAGCAGCAGGAACACGCCCTGCAGGAGGAGTCGCTGAGTGTGCGGCTGCGCGTGGAGCAGACGGAGGCCGCCGTCAGCGAACACAAGAACAAGATCGAGCACTGGCAGAAGAAG GCCTCAAAGCTCTCCCTGCACACCGTGGAGGGGACGCCGGAGGAGGAGCTGCCTGTCCTCACGGCCGAGCAGCTCGACGACATCTCTGACCCCAACGTCATGGTCAACAAGATGATCACCTTGGAGACCAAGTGTACTCAGATGAAGCCCAACCTGGGTGCCATCGCAGAGTACAAAAAGAAG GAGGAACAGTACCTGATGCGCGTGGCCCAGCTGGACGAGATCACCAACCAGCGGGACAATTTCAAGCGCAGCTACGAGGACCTGCGCAAGCAGCGCCTCAGCGAGTTCATGGGTGGCTTCAACATGATCACCAACAAGCTGAAGGAGAACTACCAAATGCTGACGCTGGGGGGCGATGCTGAGCTGGAGCTGGTGGACAGTCTGGACCCCTTCTCAGAAGGCATCATGTTCAG CGTGCGTCCTCCGAAAAAGAGCTGGAAAAAGATCTTCAACTTGTCGGGAGGAGAGAAGACCCTCAGCTCCCTGGCACTGGTGTTCGCACTGCACCACTACAAGCCCACGCCGCTCTACTTCATGGACGAGATCGACGCCGCGCTGGATTTTAAGAACGTCTCCATCGTGGCGAGTTACATCTAC GAGCAAACCAAGAATGCTCAGTTCATCATCATCTCACTGAGGAACAATATGTTCGAGATCGCCGACCGCCTCATCGGCATCTACAAGACGCACAATACCACCAAGAGCGTCGGGATAAACCCCAAGACAATCGTGTTCCGAGAACATGACGCTATCACCGCCTAG